The Rhodopirellula bahusiensis genome includes a window with the following:
- a CDS encoding DUF5690 family protein, with the protein MRIAAIANRLDRSHPIALTLWAMLAAFVTYFCMYAFRKPFTVVKYEGLLIGGLDFKVVLLFAQVGGYALSKLIGIKVISELSPRRRAVMILSLIAVSHLALLLYAVVPFSLKPICLFFNGLPLGMVFGCVFAYLEGRRVTEALAAGLCASFIMASGSVKSVGAMLMEYQQVSPFWMPFVTGALFWVPLLLGVWMLEQLPPPGELDISARSPRTPFNGEERGRFFSRYALGICALVLVMVLLTVFRSIRDDYATEIWSGFGVERPEIFAISETWVAVVAVLLSAITVLIPGNYRAFQVSMGIIAVSFASAFGTTLFWWNTPEWTEATAFLYIVQIGICLYVPYVLFHTTVYERAVALLKEKSNAGYLLYLGDCAGYFCTIFMMILFHLISPESVDFKGLLFKLAVVISPASIALAAVVALYFQKQGSSFPMETIERPLPETTVPTGVTP; encoded by the coding sequence ATGCGAATCGCTGCCATTGCCAATCGCTTGGACCGAAGCCACCCGATCGCGCTGACGCTCTGGGCGATGCTGGCGGCTTTCGTCACGTACTTCTGCATGTATGCCTTCCGCAAGCCGTTCACGGTGGTCAAGTACGAAGGCCTGCTGATTGGCGGCCTTGATTTCAAGGTGGTGCTGCTGTTTGCCCAGGTGGGCGGCTACGCACTTTCCAAGCTGATCGGCATCAAGGTGATTTCCGAGCTATCGCCTCGCCGAAGGGCGGTGATGATCCTGTCGCTCATTGCCGTGTCCCATCTGGCGCTGCTGCTGTATGCCGTGGTCCCTTTTTCGCTGAAACCTATTTGCCTGTTTTTCAACGGCCTGCCGCTGGGGATGGTGTTCGGTTGTGTCTTTGCTTATCTCGAGGGACGCCGTGTGACGGAGGCATTGGCCGCGGGACTCTGCGCCAGCTTCATCATGGCCTCTGGATCGGTGAAGTCCGTGGGAGCAATGCTGATGGAATACCAACAAGTCAGCCCTTTCTGGATGCCCTTTGTGACCGGGGCGTTGTTCTGGGTGCCACTGCTTCTAGGTGTCTGGATGCTGGAACAATTGCCTCCCCCAGGCGAACTCGACATCTCCGCCCGTTCTCCTCGAACCCCATTCAACGGGGAGGAACGTGGACGTTTCTTTTCACGCTACGCATTGGGGATCTGCGCATTGGTCTTGGTCATGGTTTTGCTCACTGTGTTCCGAAGCATCCGTGACGACTACGCAACCGAAATCTGGTCGGGATTCGGCGTTGAACGCCCCGAGATATTCGCCATTTCGGAAACTTGGGTGGCGGTCGTCGCCGTCCTGTTGAGCGCAATCACCGTTTTGATTCCGGGCAACTACCGAGCGTTCCAAGTCAGCATGGGGATCATCGCAGTTTCGTTTGCCAGCGCTTTTGGTACCACACTGTTTTGGTGGAACACCCCTGAGTGGACGGAAGCAACCGCGTTTCTCTACATAGTTCAGATTGGAATTTGCCTCTACGTTCCCTACGTCCTATTTCATACGACGGTCTATGAGCGGGCAGTCGCGTTGCTGAAAGAAAAAAGCAACGCGGGGTACTTGCTCTATCTAGGCGACTGCGCGGGCTACTTCTGCACCATCTTCATGATGATCCTTTTTCATCTGATCAGCCCCGAGTCGGTCGACTTCAAAGGCCTGCTGTTCAAGCTCGCCGTGGTCATTTCACCTGCCTCCATCGCCCTGGCGGCGGTTGTGGCTCTCTACTTTCAAAAACAAGGAAGTTCCTTCCCGATGGAAACCATTGAACGCCCTCTTCCCGAAACCACAGTGCCGACAGGAGTCACGCCATGA
- a CDS encoding methylphosphonate hydroxylase, whose protein sequence is MSISPSVDHLETWEQKGYVQFPGFLSETETNDLKEWVEQISSWPPDPEKWMHHFEQIGPIARPARTEYIIDFHDGLRRLLTTGKVPETAGSLLGQPVVLYKEKINYKYPGGGGYAAHQDAPAYEFVKLHITCSIAIHDATPENGCLYFAPELHREGLIHLNDQGCIEESKAKSLNWEPIPMKAGDALFFSSYAPHYSPSNQTDQSRRTLYLTYNALAEGDLRESYYADKRQAFADAEKTGDQRMRVSKIGHFNGKPPEQS, encoded by the coding sequence ATGAGCATCTCTCCGTCAGTGGATCACCTCGAGACATGGGAACAAAAAGGTTACGTCCAATTCCCAGGCTTTCTTTCTGAAACCGAAACCAACGACCTGAAAGAATGGGTGGAGCAAATTAGCTCTTGGCCGCCCGATCCGGAAAAGTGGATGCATCACTTTGAGCAAATCGGTCCCATCGCCAGACCGGCTCGAACGGAGTACATCATCGATTTTCATGACGGACTGCGACGACTGCTGACCACCGGCAAGGTCCCGGAAACAGCCGGCAGCCTGCTTGGGCAACCCGTTGTCCTGTACAAAGAAAAAATCAACTACAAGTATCCTGGTGGTGGCGGTTACGCCGCACACCAAGATGCTCCCGCCTATGAATTTGTGAAGCTGCACATCACGTGCTCCATCGCAATTCATGACGCGACACCAGAAAACGGCTGCCTTTACTTTGCTCCTGAGTTGCACCGCGAAGGCTTGATTCACCTGAACGACCAGGGCTGCATTGAAGAGAGCAAAGCAAAATCACTGAACTGGGAACCGATCCCGATGAAAGCTGGAGACGCATTGTTCTTCAGCTCTTATGCCCCCCATTACAGTCCGTCCAATCAAACGGATCAGTCCCGGCGGACGCTCTACCTCACCTACAACGCGCTCGCCGAAGGCGATCTTCGCGAATCGTATTACGCCGACAAACGACAAGCCTTCGCGGACGCAGAGAAGACCGGCGATCAGAGAATGCGAGTTAGTAAAATCGGTCACTTCAACGGCAAACCCCCGGAACAATCATGA
- a CDS encoding hydroxymethylphosphonate dioxygenase, whose protein sequence is MNQKVDTSLAECLENAKTAADKVSLLFQYMDQHGQSFYDESVTQLQHGLQAAFLARTNGATDEQVTAALLHDIGHFLMDEHDAQGDFLQEDWCHETVGADLLEPFFPTVIIESIRQHVPAKRYLCAVDPRYHDGLSQASKRSLDLQGGKFTPEEVAEFEKNPHHETVVLVRRWDDGAKIKDLEVPGLEAYQETVESCVR, encoded by the coding sequence ATGAATCAGAAAGTCGACACCTCGCTGGCGGAGTGCCTCGAAAATGCAAAGACAGCGGCAGACAAAGTCAGCCTGCTATTCCAATACATGGACCAGCATGGCCAGAGCTTCTACGACGAGTCCGTGACCCAACTTCAGCATGGGCTGCAGGCCGCGTTCCTGGCACGAACCAACGGAGCCACTGACGAACAGGTGACCGCAGCGCTGCTGCACGACATCGGTCACTTCCTAATGGACGAGCACGATGCCCAGGGGGATTTCTTGCAAGAAGATTGGTGCCACGAGACCGTTGGAGCAGACCTGCTCGAGCCCTTCTTTCCAACTGTGATCATCGAATCCATTCGCCAGCATGTGCCTGCGAAACGATACCTCTGCGCAGTCGACCCCCGCTATCACGACGGGCTGTCGCAGGCGTCGAAACGAAGCCTGGACCTGCAAGGTGGAAAGTTCACACCCGAAGAAGTCGCCGAGTTCGAGAAGAATCCGCACCACGAAACGGTTGTGCTCGTCCGCCGCTGGGACGACGGCGCCAAAATCAAAGACCTCGAAGTCCCCGGCCTGGAAGCCTACCAAGAAACGGTCGAAAGCTGCGTGCGGTGA
- a CDS encoding aromatic ring-hydroxylating oxygenase subunit alpha, translating into MFVNQSKLPHLLLPEHYSSQSQHEVELETMFRPQWHWVGSLHDAPDDGDFFTRELFGVPILVRNHQGAYHCFLNVCPHRHSTLSNERCGSSPTLKCQYHGWEFNVDGSSGRIPDAKNFRPMSGGPECLKKFSVSVHGPLIFVSLDPSCPPLTDQFKPFATVTEEFSGDRWAHAETWHYDFPANWKVVAENTVESYHLESVHTDSFRFEPEDEIEHEIHDGGTIMRATIHASPNAMRFSRWVTSQLHPDCSPRYRMYHLFPHLFLMRADAMLQAMVLMPTSPITCRATVSVFVLRREQETAWSKWLTRFWGRIKTSAVKKILAEDASLYPGIQMGMEHSPFKGCVSTREELVHALQNHVAEKCGLQAGRDVLPEDCRREMSS; encoded by the coding sequence ATGTTCGTCAACCAATCCAAGTTGCCGCATCTTCTGCTGCCGGAGCACTACAGCAGCCAGTCGCAACATGAGGTCGAGTTGGAGACGATGTTCCGGCCGCAGTGGCACTGGGTTGGCTCGTTGCATGACGCTCCCGACGATGGGGACTTCTTTACCCGCGAACTGTTTGGCGTTCCCATTTTGGTGCGGAACCACCAAGGTGCTTATCACTGCTTTCTCAATGTTTGTCCCCACCGGCACAGCACACTGTCGAACGAACGCTGCGGCAGCAGTCCGACATTGAAGTGCCAATACCACGGATGGGAGTTCAACGTCGATGGTTCAAGTGGTCGCATTCCGGATGCGAAGAACTTTCGGCCGATGAGTGGCGGTCCGGAGTGTTTGAAGAAGTTTTCAGTCTCCGTTCACGGGCCTTTGATTTTCGTATCGCTCGATCCGAGTTGTCCGCCACTGACTGATCAATTCAAACCGTTCGCGACGGTGACGGAAGAGTTTTCAGGTGATCGCTGGGCTCATGCCGAGACCTGGCATTACGATTTCCCCGCGAACTGGAAAGTGGTGGCGGAGAATACGGTCGAGTCGTATCACCTGGAATCAGTGCACACGGATAGCTTTCGGTTTGAACCGGAAGATGAAATCGAGCACGAAATTCATGATGGCGGAACGATCATGCGTGCCACGATTCATGCATCGCCGAACGCGATGCGTTTTTCGCGGTGGGTGACATCGCAGCTCCATCCCGATTGCTCCCCGCGGTACCGGATGTATCACCTATTTCCACATCTGTTTTTGATGCGGGCCGACGCGATGCTGCAGGCGATGGTGTTGATGCCGACGTCCCCGATAACTTGTCGGGCGACTGTGTCCGTCTTTGTGCTTCGACGCGAGCAGGAAACGGCGTGGTCGAAATGGCTGACTCGTTTCTGGGGCCGCATCAAAACATCTGCTGTCAAGAAGATCTTGGCGGAGGATGCGTCGCTTTATCCCGGAATTCAAATGGGAATGGAGCACAGTCCGTTCAAGGGCTGCGTCAGCACTCGCGAAGAACTTGTGCATGCGTTGCAAAACCATGTTGCTGAGAAGTGTGGTTTGCAGGCAGGTCGCGATGTTCTGCCGGAAGACTGCCGTCGCGAGATGTCCTCGTGA
- the groL gene encoding chaperonin GroEL (60 kDa chaperone family; promotes refolding of misfolded polypeptides especially under stressful conditions; forms two stacked rings of heptamers to form a barrel-shaped 14mer; ends can be capped by GroES; misfolded proteins enter the barrel where they are refolded when GroES binds) codes for MPKIIAFDQEAREAIRRGVSKLARTVKVTLGPKGRNVILQKSFGSPTVTKDGVTVAKEIELEDPYENMGASMVREVASKTSDVAGDGTTTATVMAEAIFNEGLKAVVAGVNPIQMKSGIETAVSDITEQLHSMAVKVKDQEAMANVATIASNNDREIGTLLADAMSKVGKDGVITVDEGKSLQTEQEWVEGMQFDRGYLSPYFVTDSTSMEVVLEDAYVLVFEKKISNIKDMVPLLEKVVQQGKPLLIIAEDVDGEALATLVINRLRGTFTVCAVKAPGYGDRRKAMMEDIAILTGGQAIFEALGVKLESVDLPQLGRAKKIIVDKDNTTVIEGGGKSADIKARIDQIRREIELSTSDYDREKLEERLAKLAGGVAKVNVGAATESEMKEKKARVEDALHATRAAVEEGILPGGGVALLRASGKVKAADTLSDDQLVGYNIVLRACRAPLTMISENAGQDGGIVCEKVLAMKGNEGYNALTDVYEDLVKSGVIDPTKVTRTALGNAASVATLLLTSDALVAEKPEKSGKAGHGGDHDMY; via the coding sequence ATGCCAAAAATCATTGCCTTTGACCAAGAAGCACGCGAAGCGATTCGCCGCGGCGTGTCCAAGCTCGCTCGCACCGTCAAAGTCACCTTGGGACCCAAGGGTCGCAACGTGATTTTGCAAAAGAGCTTCGGCAGCCCCACCGTGACAAAAGACGGCGTGACCGTTGCCAAGGAAATCGAACTGGAAGATCCCTATGAAAACATGGGTGCGTCAATGGTTCGCGAAGTCGCTAGCAAGACCAGCGACGTTGCCGGTGACGGAACGACCACCGCAACCGTGATGGCCGAAGCGATCTTCAACGAAGGCCTCAAAGCCGTCGTCGCTGGTGTCAACCCAATTCAAATGAAGAGCGGCATCGAAACCGCTGTCTCGGACATCACCGAGCAACTTCACAGCATGGCGGTCAAAGTCAAAGACCAAGAAGCCATGGCCAACGTCGCGACCATCGCCAGCAACAACGACCGTGAAATCGGAACGTTGCTCGCCGACGCGATGAGCAAGGTCGGCAAAGACGGCGTCATCACCGTCGACGAAGGCAAGAGCCTGCAGACCGAACAAGAGTGGGTCGAAGGCATGCAGTTCGACCGCGGCTACTTGTCGCCTTATTTCGTGACCGACTCGACCAGCATGGAAGTCGTTCTCGAAGACGCCTACGTCTTGGTCTTCGAAAAGAAGATCAGCAACATCAAAGACATGGTGCCGTTGCTTGAGAAAGTCGTTCAACAAGGCAAGCCATTGTTGATCATCGCTGAAGACGTCGACGGCGAAGCACTCGCAACGCTCGTCATCAACCGTCTGCGTGGCACGTTCACCGTGTGTGCTGTGAAGGCACCTGGTTACGGCGATCGTCGCAAAGCCATGATGGAAGACATCGCGATTTTGACCGGTGGTCAAGCGATCTTCGAAGCTCTTGGCGTCAAGCTGGAAAGCGTCGACCTGCCACAACTCGGTCGTGCCAAGAAGATCATTGTCGACAAAGACAACACGACGGTCATCGAAGGTGGCGGCAAGAGCGCTGACATCAAGGCTCGCATCGACCAAATTCGTCGCGAAATCGAACTCAGCACCAGCGATTACGATCGCGAAAAATTGGAAGAGCGTTTGGCCAAGTTGGCTGGCGGTGTTGCCAAGGTGAACGTTGGTGCGGCGACCGAAAGCGAAATGAAAGAAAAGAAGGCTCGCGTCGAAGATGCGTTGCACGCGACTCGCGCTGCCGTCGAAGAAGGCATCCTGCCCGGTGGTGGCGTCGCCTTGCTTCGTGCTAGCGGCAAAGTCAAAGCGGCTGACACTCTGAGCGATGACCAATTGGTTGGTTACAACATCGTTCTGCGTGCTTGCCGTGCTCCGTTGACCATGATCAGCGAAAACGCTGGCCAAGACGGCGGCATCGTCTGCGAAAAGGTTTTGGCGATGAAGGGCAACGAAGGCTACAACGCGTTGACCGACGTCTACGAAGACTTGGTCAAGTCCGGCGTCATCGACCCAACCAAGGTGACTCGCACCGCATTGGGCAACGCAGCCAGCGTCGCGACCTTGTTGCTGACCAGCGACGCGTTGGTTGCAGAGAAGCCAGAAAAGAGTGGCAAAGCCGGTCACGGTGGCGACCACGACATGTATTGA
- a CDS encoding co-chaperone GroES has protein sequence MAAATKSATKIRLQPLGERIVVQREESETTTAGGIVLPDSAMEKPARGTVVALGTGKLLDDGSRADFQLATGDRVLFSSYAGETVEIDDVEYLLMREDDVLAVIE, from the coding sequence ATGGCTGCAGCCACCAAGAGTGCAACCAAAATTCGTTTGCAACCCCTCGGCGAACGCATCGTTGTTCAGCGTGAGGAAAGCGAAACCACGACTGCCGGCGGCATCGTGCTTCCCGATTCGGCCATGGAAAAGCCCGCTCGAGGGACCGTTGTGGCCTTGGGTACCGGCAAATTGCTGGACGACGGCAGCCGAGCTGACTTCCAACTCGCCACTGGCGACCGCGTGTTGTTCAGCAGCTACGCCGGCGAAACGGTGGAAATCGACGATGTCGAATACCTGCTCATGCGAGAAGACGACGTTCTGGCCGTGATCGAGTGA